The window ATGAGCAAAGTTCTTAAGACGGCTGACGGCTCATCTACTCTCTTTTCACCTTACTTTAAGGAGCCCTACCACTCTGTAACTGCCGGAGCCTTTACAGAGGCTTTAGAGAAGTTCTGTAAACCAGCCAAGGTAAGGGAGAAGGCAAGGAGGGGGAAGGTTAGCCTCTTTGATTCCTGCTTTGGTCTCGGTTATAACACTTTTACCTTTGTTAGTGAGGTAACTTCTGAAAACCCAAGTGCAGAAGTTGAAGTAGTCGGCTACGAGTTTGACATTAAGGTTATAGAGAGTTCCCTCTCCCTCAACTGGGGAAAGCTGGAGAGGTGGAAGGAAGTTTTGAGGGAGCTCTTAAGGAATAAAGCCTGCCAGTTTGGCTTTTTAACCCTCAACTACTTTAGGCCGAAGCTAAGAATAAAGGTATTCATAGGGGAGGGGAGGGAAGTCTTAAAGAGAATTTCTCCAGTTTACGAAGGTTTTGCAGACGCAGTTTTTCACGATCCCTTCTCCCCTAAGGTTAACCCGGAGCTCTGGACTTACGACTTCTTTCTCCTCCTCCGAAGAGTAATTAAGGACGAGGGAATCTTAGCTACCTACTCTGCTTCAACTCCTGTAAGGAAAGCCCTTCACATGGCAGGGTTTGGGGTGGTAGAGGGAGTTGCAGTTGGAAGGAAGTCTAAGTCAACGGTTGCATCTCCCTCTTTTAAAACGGAAGAGAGGCTTTTGAGGAAGTTTGAGCTTCCCGAATCTGTTCCCTACAGAGACCCTACCCTTAATCAACCCCACTGGTTGATTAAAGCCAGACGACAAGGGTGCATAAGACTTTTAAAAACTCCTTACAGGCCGATACCCGTTTACCACCTGTGAAATTGAAAAATAAGCCTTAAATTAAAAGAAGAAGCCCAAAAAGAGGAGGAGAGAATGGGAAGGAACAACTACGTCCCAGCAGGAAGGAAAGAGTACACTTGGGAGAGTGACAACCCTTACTATGAGAAGAAAAAGTACCCTGAGCCGACCGTCTGTGAGGAGTGTGGAGCCGTCTTTAAGGATGGAAGGTGGCAGTGGCCAGAGCAGCTCCCTGAGCCGGTGCCTGCAGATGCCAATAAGGCTCTCTGTCCTGCCTGTAGGAGGAAGAGGGACAGGTACCCTGGAGGCTTTGTCTACCTAAGCGGAAAGTTCTTCCAGGATCACAGGGAAGAGATATTAAACAGGATAAAGAACGTTGTTGATGAGGTTATGGGTTTAAGGCCTCTTCAGAGGATTCTATGGATAGAGGAGAAAGAGGACGGAGTAACAGAGATAGCTACAACCAGTGAGCACCTTGCCCGCCACATTGGAGAGGCTGTTCAAAAGGCCTTTAAGGGTAACTTTGAGGTCAAGTACAACGAAGGGGAGAAATTGGCACGGGTATTCTGGAGTAGAGAGGTTTAAATAAAAAGCCCCGGCTTGCCGGGGCTTTCGTTTAGACGAGTGGGTTAGCGTAAAGGAGAATGAGGGCAATGACAAGACCGTAGATAGCAAGTGCTTCAATGATAGCTAAACCGATAAACATTGTAGTTGTTAGTTTACCAGCCATCTGTGGGTTCCTTGCCATTCCTTCACAGGCACCCCTTACTGCCTGACCCTGTCCAGCACCAGCACCACCAGCAGCAGGGCCGATAGCAAGGCCTGCACCGATTGCTGAAAGACCAAGGATTAGAGCTTTTCCAGACTCAGCTCCTCCCTCTCCTGCCATTGCTGGAAGAGCTCCAACGGCAAGGAGGAAGAGTGTAAAGAGGATGTTCTTGAGATAACTCTTTTTCATCAGTACCTCCCGTCCTGAATTCTTTCTATTAGTATCCAACGTGTTCTTCCTCGTGTTCTTCAATAGCTGTGGCTATGTAGACCACTGTTAGTATGCAGAAAATAAATGTTTGTAGGAAACTGTTTGCAAAGACTATGAACTCTCCAGCTACAGGAACTAGGAAAGGAACGAGCATTAGGGCAACTAGGACTACCATTTCATCACCGAACATGTTTCCAAAGAGACGGAAAGAGAGGGAGAGAATCCTTGAAATGTGGGAGACGACCTCAATTGGGAACATTATAGGAGCCATCCACGGAACCGGACCTGCAAAGTGCTTTATGTAGTTAATGAGACCGTGTTTCTTTATTCCCTCATAGTTGTAAACGAGGAAGGATATTATAGCCAGGGCTAAAGTTGTGTTAAGGTTGGCAGTTGGCTGGGTAAAGCCAGGTATGAGTCCCATTAAGTTTCCGCAGAGGATGAAAACTGCAAGGCCTGAGATTAAGGGGAAGAACTTCCTACCGTAACTTCCCATAGCGTCTTCAAGTGTGTAAACGATGAATGACGTTAAGGCTTCAAATACGTACTGAACCCTATCTGGAAACTTCTTCAAGTTCTTACCGAGGATGTAGGCAAATACGAGAACGACTGCCATCATTAACCAGGTCATAGTTACGTGGTCGGGTATTCCTACTATCTTGATTATGCTTCCGTGTTCCATTTCTCCCACTCCTTCCGGCTTAGTATAACTGCTAAAAAGAGGCCGAAGTTGGCCGTCGCAACCGCCGAAATTATAGCAAAGAAGTCAACTTGAGTAAACAAAGAGATGCCAAAGAGTATAAGGGCTACGGCTAAGAAGCGCCAGAGGAATCCGGAACGAGGAAAGTGCCCCAGAGAGACTAACTGGGGAACTTTCTTTGAGAACCTTGCAAGGAGGAAGAGGTCAAAGGCCATGACCGAATAGCCGACTAGGAAGGAGGAAGTAAAGTTTGAAATTCCCTTTGTAAATAGCAGGGTAAGGGTTGAGATTAAAAAGAGGGATACTTCTGTGACCAGTAATGTCTTAAGGAAAGAGTTAAACTCCTTCATTTTGAAATCTTCTTTAGCTCCCTATAGACGTTCTTAAAGCCTGCGGCCAAACCTATGAAGAACCAGAAAATTGTCAACCAGGGAAAGGTTTTAAATTGTTTATCAAGCCAGTAACCTATTGCAAATCCTATAAAGATGGCCAGGGCAAACTGAACCCCGACCATCATGTAGGAAGTTCTCTCTATGTAGTCTTTTAGCTTTCCCACTACAGGAGCTCCCTAACCTCTTTAAAGGCAACCTCAGCAGCTTTAACAGTTTTCTCAATGTCCTCTTCTGTATGGGCTGTTGATACAAAGGCAACTTCAAACTGGGACGGTGCTAGGTAAATTCCCTCTTTTAGCATTCTCCTGAAGAACTTTGCGTAGGCCTCTGTGTTTGCCGTTAGGGCGTCTTGGTAGTTCTTCACGTCAACCGGAGTAAAGTAGATTATTGAGATACTTTCAATTTGCTTGAAGGATACTTTATCTGAAACCCCCGCCTCTTTAGCGGCTTCCTTTAGGCCCTCTGAGAGCTTCTGTGTTTTTTTCCTTAGTTCTTCGTAGACTCCAGGCTTTTGGAGCTCCTTAAGAGTAGCTATTCCAGCAGCCATTGCAAGGGGGTTTCCAGATAGGGTTCCTGCCTGGTAAACCGGCCCTTCAGGAGCAAGGTGGTCCATTATCTCCTTCTTTCCTCCAAAGGCTCCGACCGGTAATCCTCCGCCGATAATCTTTCCAAAGCAGGATAGGTCAGGAGTCACTCCGAAGTACTCCTGAGCTCCTCCCAGTGAAAGCCTAAACCCTGTAATAACTTCATCAAATATTAGAACTATTCCCTTTTCAGCCGTAATTTCCCTAACTGCCTCAAGGAAGCTAGGTTCTGGAATAATCAGTCCAGCGTTTGCCATAACAGGTTCCATTATT of the Thermovibrio guaymasensis genome contains:
- a CDS encoding tRNA (5-methylaminomethyl-2-thiouridine)(34)-methyltransferase MnmD, which codes for MSKVLKTADGSSTLFSPYFKEPYHSVTAGAFTEALEKFCKPAKVREKARRGKVSLFDSCFGLGYNTFTFVSEVTSENPSAEVEVVGYEFDIKVIESSLSLNWGKLERWKEVLRELLRNKACQFGFLTLNYFRPKLRIKVFIGEGREVLKRISPVYEGFADAVFHDPFSPKVNPELWTYDFFLLLRRVIKDEGILATYSASTPVRKALHMAGFGVVEGVAVGRKSKSTVASPSFKTEERLLRKFELPESVPYRDPTLNQPHWLIKARRQGCIRLLKTPYRPIPVYHL
- a CDS encoding BCAM0308 family protein; translated protein: MGRNNYVPAGRKEYTWESDNPYYEKKKYPEPTVCEECGAVFKDGRWQWPEQLPEPVPADANKALCPACRRKRDRYPGGFVYLSGKFFQDHREEILNRIKNVVDEVMGLRPLQRILWIEEKEDGVTEIATTSEHLARHIGEAVQKAFKGNFEVKYNEGEKLARVFWSREV
- the atpE gene encoding ATP synthase F0 subunit C, yielding MKKSYLKNILFTLFLLAVGALPAMAGEGGAESGKALILGLSAIGAGLAIGPAAGGAGAGQGQAVRGACEGMARNPQMAGKLTTTMFIGLAIIEALAIYGLVIALILLYANPLV
- the atpB gene encoding F0F1 ATP synthase subunit A, producing MEHGSIIKIVGIPDHVTMTWLMMAVVLVFAYILGKNLKKFPDRVQYVFEALTSFIVYTLEDAMGSYGRKFFPLISGLAVFILCGNLMGLIPGFTQPTANLNTTLALAIISFLVYNYEGIKKHGLINYIKHFAGPVPWMAPIMFPIEVVSHISRILSLSFRLFGNMFGDEMVVLVALMLVPFLVPVAGEFIVFANSFLQTFIFCILTVVYIATAIEEHEEEHVGY
- a CDS encoding AtpZ/AtpI family protein, with the protein product MGKLKDYIERTSYMMVGVQFALAIFIGFAIGYWLDKQFKTFPWLTIFWFFIGLAAGFKNVYRELKKISK
- the hemL gene encoding glutamate-1-semialdehyde 2,1-aminomutase, translating into MKVERSKALFEEAKKYIPGGVNSPVRAFKSVGDVPRFIERAKGSHIWDVDGNEYIDYVCSWGPMILGHAHPKVVEVIKNQAEKGTSYGAPTELEVELAKMIVELVPSVEKVRMVNSGTEATMSAIRLARGYTGRNKVIKFEGGYHGHVDALLVKAGSGLTTFGVPTSPGIPEDFAKHTITVPFNDIDALKKVIDEVGDEVAAVIMEPVMANAGLIIPEPSFLEAVREITAEKGIVLIFDEVITGFRLSLGGAQEYFGVTPDLSCFGKIIGGGLPVGAFGGKKEIMDHLAPEGPVYQAGTLSGNPLAMAAGIATLKELQKPGVYEELRKKTQKLSEGLKEAAKEAGVSDKVSFKQIESISIIYFTPVDVKNYQDALTANTEAYAKFFRRMLKEGIYLAPSQFEVAFVSTAHTEEDIEKTVKAAEVAFKEVRELL